A genomic region of Papaver somniferum cultivar HN1 chromosome 7, ASM357369v1, whole genome shotgun sequence contains the following coding sequences:
- the LOC113295716 gene encoding uncharacterized protein LOC113295716, producing MNYEQGYYLGDGAYPMYGCIVQAHKPSSNNREALFNQYQEAKRKDIERAFGGLKGKFEIILEPCRYYKKSYMKVIMRGCLIMHNMCVEMEYRDADWGRITGDEPQQPIQGNVRLAPHVLYNPTIWGKLRLELTTHIWNRHGGGLRDGDIPNMVMDDALPKVDEGTTDVDTDEDQYDTQEDGAFYENGE from the coding sequence ATGAATTACGAGCAGGGGTACTACCTAGGAGATGGTGCATATCCCATGTATGGTTGCATCGTGCAAGCACACAAACCCTCCTCAAACAATAGAGAAGCTCTTTTCAATCAATACCAAGAAGCAAAAAGGAAGGACATAGAACGTGCATTTGGTGGTCTTAAAGGTAagtttgaaattatattggaacCTTGTCGTTATTATAAAAAATCGTACATGAAAGTAATTATGAGGGGGTGCTTGATAATGCACAACATGTGTGTTGAGATGGAATATCGCGATGCGGATTGGGGGAGGATCACGGGAGATGAACCTCAACAGCCAATTCAAGGAAATGTAAGGCTAGCTCCTCATGTATTGTACAACCCTACGATTTGGGGAAAACTTCGCTTGGAACTCACTACACACATATGGAACCGACACGGAGGAGGTTTGAGAGATGGTGATATTCCAAACATGGTTATGGATGATGCCTTGCCGAAAGTTGATGAGGGTACAACCGACGTGGACACCGACGAAGACCAATATGACACTCAAGAAGATGGTGCATTTTACGAGAAtggagagtaa